The sequence below is a genomic window from Streptomyces sp. NBC_00289.
CGGGGCCGGGGTGTCACTGGTCAACGGGGTTGCTCCCTGGAGCTGTCGGGGCGGTTCAGGCGGCCGGGCTCGGCGCGTCGGCCGCGTCCTTCACATCCTGCGCCCTGCCGTGGTCCTGCCGCCGGTCCTTCCACGACTCGTCCCACCAAGGGATGTGCTGGTCGATCGGGTCGATGGGCATGACCGACTTGAACATGTCGTTCTGCACGTTGGCCAGGCGCGCGTCGTACGGCTTGCCGACCGCGGTGAAGGCGCGGTGGATGCGTTCCCGGCGCCGGTCGATGGCGGCCGCGTTCCGCTCGAAGGTGCTGGCCGGCTGGAGCAGGACGTGGGTGCGCCGGTCGCCGTAGGTGTGGCGCGGCGAGTCGGCCGGGTAGCAGGGCGCGAAGGAGACCACGAAGAACTGCTCTCCCCCGATCATCGCGTACCAGGTCTCGTCGGGGTCGGGGTCGTCCTGGAGATAGACGCTGGGGTAGAGCTCCGCGAGCGTCGTGTAGAAGCGGCGGGTCAGATCGACCAGGGCGTCGAGGGTGGCTCCGGCCGCGGGGTCCTCGAAGGTGATGACCATGCCGTCGTAGGAATTGTCCCGGGCGGTGCTGAAGAATTCGGCGATGGTGTCCCTGTGCCGGTGCAGTTCCTTCTCGAATTCGAGGCCGGTGACGGTGACGGGCGGGCCCAGTTTCGACGTCCTCGCGAACGGGCAGTACGTGCGCTCGGCGATCTCCTCGAAACTCATACCTCACTCACGACCTTCCCTGTGTTCCCTTTGACGAGCGCGGTCGAGGCCGCGGCCCGGCAGCCGATGACGTAGAACCACCAGCCGGCGATCACGACGCCGACGAGGCTGTAGAACATGACCGCCGGTGCGAAGTGCTGGAGCAGGAATCCGCACAGGACGGGCCCGATCGCCACCCCGACGTGCACGAGGTTCTGGGCTCCGAAGTAGCTGCCGCGCAGTCGGCTCGGCGCGATCGAGTCGATGAACATGTACTCGGCCGGCACCACGATCACCTCGCCGAGCGTGAACAGCGCGACGGCGGCGACCAGCAGCGCGGCCTGGGTCGAGAACGACATGGCGAGCAGGCCGACCACGAACGCCGCGGTGCCCCAGGTCAGCCATCGCATCAGGGTGCTGTCCTTGAGCCTGCTGCCCACGAGGTACTGGGTGGAGATCACCACGACCGCGTTGGCCGCCGAGATGTAGGCGACGAGCCGGTAGGCCGTGTCCCGGTCCTCCACCATGACCAGGTACTGCGACATGAAGGTCAGCAGCGGCCCGTAGACCACGATGCTGAAGATGCCGCCCAGGGTGAACCAGGCGAGCGCGCGGTCGGCCCGCATCACCCGCAGCACCTCACGGAAGTTGAGCGCCTCCTCCGAGTCCGCTTCTTCCCCGGACTCCTTCGCCGCCACGGCTTCGGTGGCCGTTCCGGCCGCCGGGGAGGCCACGAAGTGGCGGTGGAAGACGATCAGCGGCACAAGTGCGGCCACGATGATGCCCGCCGCGAGCAGGAACGGCCCGCCGCCGCTCACGGCGACGGACGCGACGCCGAGGAAGGGGCCGACGGCGGCGCCGATGTTCTGCAGCGAGTACCGCAGCGAGAACACCTTCGCCCGCTGCTCCGAGGGCACCAGGTCGGCGAGCAGCGCGTTTGCGGTGACCCCCATGGAGGAGGAGGCGGTGTTCGCCACCAGGAGCACGGCCAGGACCGCGAGCGGGTCGTGGATCGCCGGCAGCGCGAGATAGACCAGGACGAGCACGCCGTCCAGCGCGATCATCAGGTCGACCTTGACGAACCGGTCGGCGAGATAGCCGCCGTAGACGCTGGCGACGGTGCCCACCAGCAGCGAGGCGCCCAGGACGTAGCCGATGGTCGCGCCGCTCATGCCGACCGGGCCGTGGAGGAAGATGGGCATGTAGGCGAGGACGGCGAAGAAGCTCAGCGACCGGGCCGTGGCACAGAGCAGCAGGATCCGCACCGCGGGCGGCAGGCCTCGGACCATCGTCAGCAGGTCTTTCATGAACGGCCCTTCGGTGGGGGTGAGTTGGTGGCTGTGGTGTCGGGACCGACGGCCGCGACCGTCTCGACGATGTCCACGAAGGACTTCTTGATGTCCTCGATCCTGGTGTCGTCGAACAGCCCGGGATGGTGGCCGAAGATGATCTCGATCCGCTCGCCCGGCATCACGGTGATGCCCAGCGGGTAGTGCGAGACGCCCTTGGCGCTCTGCGTGCGCTCGGTCACCCGCAGCGCGTCCGGCTCCGCGGCCCGGCCGCCCTGGTCCGGGGCGTCCGGGTAGTTCTGGAAGACGTAGTACGTGTCGAAGAGTTCGCCGGCACCCACCAGCCGCTGCACCTCGCCGAGGCCCAGGTGCCGGTGCGGGAACATCTCCAGCTGCTCCTCCTGCACCCGCGCCAGGGTCGCCCGGACCGGCTCGCCGGGAACCCGGCGCACCCGCAGCGGCACGGTGTTGATCAGCAGGCCGACCATGTTCTCGATGCCGGATATCTCCGCCGGGCGCTCCGAGACGCTCGTGCCGAACAGCACGTCGTCGCGGCCGGTGAGGCGGCCGACGAGGATGCCCCAGGCGGTCTGCAGCGCGGTGTTCAGGGTGACCTGGTTCCTGGCGGCGGCGGCGACCAGCGAGGCGGTGAGCTCTTCGGAGAGCAGGACGCCGGTGGTGCGCGGCAGCACACCGGGCTCCGGTTCGGCGTCGCCGGCCCTGGTCGGGACCGGGACGTCGGCCAGGTAGGCGCGCCAGGCGTCCGCCGCCGCCGCCCGGTCCTGCCTCGCCAGCCAGGCCAGGTACTCCCGGAAGGGGGTGACGGGGCCGGGCTCCTCGCCCCGGTAGAGGGCGAACAGTTCCTCCCAGAGCAGGGGGGTGGACCAGCCGTCGAGCAGGACGTGGTGGTCGGCGACGAGCAGCCGGTGCCGGGTGGCGGAGTACCGCAGGAGCGAGAAGCGCAGCAGCGGCGGCCGCGTGAGGTCGAAGCGGAGTGCCGCGTCCTCGGCGAGGACGGCCGCCTCCCGCGCCTCCTGCCGGGCGGGCGTCAGCGCGGACAGGTCGTGCACCCGCCACGGCACCTCCACTCGGTCCCCGACCACCTGCACGGGTGTCTCCAGGCCGCGGTGGACGAAGCCGGCGCGGAGGTTGTCGTGCCGCATGAGCAGGGTGTGCGCCGCCTCCCGCAGGCGTTCCGCGTCCAGCGGCCCGTCCAGGTCGAAGAGGGTCTGGCCCTGGTACGGGTCCGGCCCTTCCAGGATGCCGCCCGAGTGCAGGACGAGGCCCTGCTGGAGGGGGGCGAGAGGGAGGACGTCCGTCAGGCCGGGATAGTCGGCCTCGAGGGCGTTCAGCGCGGACTGCTTGAGGGCGACGAGGCCCACGTCCGAGGGCGTGAGGCCGCCGAGTTCCGGGTGGCCGAGGAGGCCGTGGAGGCCGGACAGCACCTCCGTCCAGCGGTCGGCGAGGGCGGCGACGTCCGCCGCGCGGAACAGCGCCGGGTCCCCGTGCCAGCGGACGGCCACGGACGCGCCGTCGGCGGTGGGGCGGACGTCGACACGCAGGGCGTGACCGTCGGTCCCGCTCCCGTCGTCGTCGGCGCTCTCGACGTACTCCGGTGGCAGGAAACGGAAGCGGGTCTGGGAGCCGGGGTACCGGGCGAGGTGCGGGCCCGTGTCGGAACCGGCACGCAGAGCGGGGTAGTTGACGCCGGCGGCCGGCACCGTGCGGATCTGCTCCTTGACCCGCTTGACCGCACGGGCCAGCGACTTCGGGTCGTCCAGCGCCTTGTCGAGGTCGGCGAGCCCCGGGGTGAGTCGTACCGGGTACGCGCTGTGCGGCGCGCCGGTGGCGATGTCGATCCGCAGCGCCGACCTGACGTCGGCGACCCGGGCACGGCGCCACTCGACGAGCGCGGGCGCGAGCGCGGCGAGCGCGATGTGCTCGGGGCCGCAGCGGAACATCGCCGGGAGATCTCCGGTCAGTGCTCCGGCGAGTGCGCCGGTGACGGTGCGGTCGCAGACCTGCCACGGCTCGCCGTCCGGCCGCTCGCCGTCGACGAGCGGCGGGTACGCCGGGTCGGGGGTCTCCAGGATCTTGAGCCAGTCGTCCAGTTCGGTGGCGGCCACGGCGGCCGGGTCGTGTGCGTCGGCCGTCTCGGCGGCGCGGGCGACGAGCGCCTCGACCGTCTGGTCGCGGAACACGTCACGCGGGCTGATCAGGAGGCCTTCCGCGCGGGCCCGGCTGACGAGCTGGATGGAACGGATGCTGTCGCCACCGAGGTCGAAGAAGCGGTCGTCCACACCGACCGCGTCGAGGCCGAGCACCTCGGCGAACAGCCGGGCGAGCGTGACCTCCTGCGGGGTGCGGGGCAGGCGTACGGCCCGCGAGGTGAAGTCCGGAGCGGGCAGGCTACGGGTGTCGAGCTTGCCGTTGGGGGTGAGCGGCAGCCGGTCGAGGACGACGACGGCCGCGGGCACCATGTGGTCCGGCAGCCGCTGGGCCGCGTGCCGGCGCAGCTCCTGCCCCAGTCTGCGGGCGTGATCCACAGCCTGGGGATCGTTGCCCAGCCGGTGCAGGGAGAGGCCGGCTTCCGACGGCTTCGCGGCGGCGGCCGGGGCGACGAACACGTCCGTCAGTCCCGCTCGTTCCGCCCGCGCCGCCGCCTCCGGGGCGAGGAACAGCGCGTCGAAGCGGTCCTGCTCCCCCGGTCCGCCGGCCCAGGTGGCGTGCACCGTGTAACCCAGCTCGGCGCCGAACCGGGCGAGGTCCTCCGGGCAGACGCCGGGGCGCCCGGACTCCCCGTCGGTCAGGTCTCGTACGAGCGTCGCCGCCCCCGAGGCCACTCGCCGGTCGACGGCCACCTCGGCGGCCACGCGCCGGTTGAGGATGCCGGTGACACGCAGGGTCCGCGGCCTCTCCTCGGCGAGTCGGGCGCGCAGCCCGTCGAGCCCGTCCGTGGCGGGCCACGCGACCTCGCGCGTCCCGGCCAGCGACAGCGGCCGAGCCCCCTGCTTGTGCAGCACCACCTCGTAACGGTAGTCGGTCAGTTCGTTGCTCAGGCGGCCGCGCTTGAGCCGGATGTCGACGCCCGCCACGCCCGGGACCTCCTCGGCGATCCGGGCGAAGAAGGCCGGATCGAGGAGGAGTTCGCTCTCCAGGTCGTCGAGACGGGACACCATGTCCTCGACCGCGGCGAGGGTCTCGCCGGCGTGGGCGCCGTCGTGCAGGGTGATCGCGGTCAGGAAGGTGCGCAGCAGACGGAGGTTGCGGATGTCGCCGAGGAAGACACGGCCGCCGGGCTCCAGGAGGTCCATGGCCGCGCGGAGTACGTCGAGGAGGTAGCGGACGCTGGGGAAGTACTGCGCCACCGAGTTGACGACGATCGTGTCGAAGCGTTGCCCGGCCAGTTCGCCCACCTCGTGGGCCGCCAGGCTGTGCAGGGTCACCCGGTCACGCAACTCCGTGCGTTCGACTCCCGCGCCGAGGGTCTGGATCAGTGAGGGCGAGAAGTCGACGCCGGTGTACGCGTCCACGTGCGGGGCGACCCGGTAGAGGATCAGCCCGGACCCGACGCCGATCTCCAGCACCCGGCGGGGCCGGAGCTCCAGGATGCGGTCGACCGTCGCGGCCTGCCACTCCCGCATGTGGTCGAGAGGGATGGGCTCGTTGTCGTAACTGCTGTTCCAGCCGGTGAAGTCCTGCTCGCCGCCCAGGTCCTCCTGGTCGCTGTAGCCCTGTTCGTGGATCTCCTGCCACTTGTCGACGTGCTCGAAGTCGTCCGCGCGGTCCCCGTCGCCCGCGGCCGCGTCGGGCACCACGTAACCGATGAGCTGCTGGTGGCCCGGGGTGTCCTCGCGGACCACCACCACCGACTGGGCGACGCTCGTGTGGGCGTCGAGGACCGCCTCGATCTCGCCCGGTTCGACGCGCATGCCCCGGATCTTCACCTGGTCGTCGGCGCGTCCCACGAAGTCGACGACGCCGTCGGGCCGCCACCGGGCGAGGTCGCCGGTGCGGTACATCCGGGACCCCTCGGGCCCGAACGGGCAGGCCACGAAACGCTCCGCGGTCAGCCCCGGCCGGTTGAGGTAGCCGCGGGCCAGTCCGACGCCGCTGAGGTAGAGCTCGCCGACGACGCCGGGCGCCACCGGCCGCAGTGCCCGGTCCAAGAGGTAGACGCGGGTGTTGGGCAGCGGACGGCCCACCGGGACCGAATCCTCCTCGTAGCCGTCGCCCGCGCTTCCGCACTCCCAGTACAGGGCGTCGACGGTGGACTCCGTCGGCCCGTACGCGTTGATCATGCGGCGGCCCCGCGACCACTTGGCGGCCAGTGCGGGCGGGCAGGCCTCACCGGCGACCATCAGGTTGCCGCAGCCGGCGAGGGCGTCCTCGGCCATCCCGCCGAGGACGGTCGGCGAGAAGGTGATGTGGGTGGGGCGGTGGCGAGCGGTGAGCGCGCGCTGCCGGTCCGGGGAGAGCAGTTCGTCGGGGGAGGTGAGGATCACCGTCGCCCCGGCGAGCAGGGTGCAGCACATCTCGCAGAACGTCGGGTCGAAGTTGATCGAGGAGAACTGCAGGAAGCGCGACGTTCCGTCGAGGCGGAAGCGGTCGAGGTAGCCGCGGGCCAGGTTGGGGATGCCCCGGTGGGTGACGGCGACGCCCTTGGGGCGGCCGGTCGAGCCGGAGGTGTAGATGACGTAGGCGAGGTCGTCGAGGCGGAGCGGGACGCGCCGGTCGGCGTCCGTGGGAGCCGTGCCGGGCATCCGGTCGCACTCGGCCAGGGCGGCCGGGTCGTCGAACTCCAGCCGCGGGATCTCGCGGGCGCCCGCCGGGAGCCGGTCGGCGACCTCACGGGTGGTGAGCAGGAGGGCCGGGCGGGTGTCCTCGACCATGAAGCCGAGCCGCTCCGGCGGGTAGTCCGGGTCGAGCGGCAGGTAGACGCCGCCGGCCTTGAGGATGCCGAGCAGCGCGCAGAGCAGCTCCGGGGAGCGGCGCAGCGAGAGCCCGACCACGTCGTCCCGGCCCACTCCCCGGGCGATCAGCCAGTGGGCGATACGGCTGGAGCGCCGGTCCAGTTCGGCGAAGCTGAGCTCGGTGTCCTCGTGGACCAGGGCGACGGCGTCGGGGGTGCGGGCGACCTGCGCGGCGAGCAGGTCGGGGTAGGCCGCGTCGGGCAGGTCCAGGGCGGTGTCGTTCCAGCCGCGCAGGATCCGCTCGCGCTCCTGCTCGCCGAGGACGTCGACGGACTCCAGGGACCTGCCCGGGTCGTCGGCGACCGCCTCGAGGACGCGGAGCAGCCGCTCGGCGAACGCGGCGGCGGTGGAACGGTCGAACAGGTCGACGGCGTACTCGACCTCGCCGCGCAGCCCGTCGGGCCGTCCAGCCTCGTCGAAACGCTCGGTCAGCTCGAAGGTCAGGTCGAACTTGGCGGTGTGGGTGGGCACCGTCTCGTGCTCGGCGGTGAGACCCGGCAGGCGCCAGTCGGGGGCCACGTTGTTCTGCAGCACCAGCATCACCTGGAACAGGGGGTGGTGGCTGGTGGTACGGGCCGGGTTGAGCGCCTCCACGAGGTACTCGAAGGGCAGGTCCTGGTGGTCGTAGGCGGCGAGGTTGGAGGCGTTGACGCGGGCCAGCAGGTCGGTGAAGGACGGGTTGCCCGAGGTGTCGGTCCGCAGCACCAGGGTGTTGACGAAGAAGCCGACGAGGTCGTCGAAGGCGCTGTCGGCCCGCCCGGCCAGCGGACTGCCCAGCGGGATGTCGGTGCCCGCGCCGAGCTTGGTCAGCAGCGTGGCCGCGGCGGCCTGCAGGACCATGAAGAGGCTGACCCGCTCCCGCCGGGCGAGGTCGAGCAGACGGTCGGTGAGCCCGGCCGGCACCTCGAAGGGCACCACGTCGCCACGGTAGGTGGCCTCCGCCGGGCGGGGCCGGTCGGTGGGCAGGTCGAGGAGCTCGGGCGCGCCGGCGAGCCGGTCCCGCCAGTAGGCGAGCTGCCGGGACATGGGGCTGTCCGGGTCGTCCGGGGAGCCGAGGACCTCCCGCTGCCAGAGCGTGTAGTCGACGTAGCCCACGTTCGGGGCGGGGGTGCCGGGGCCCTCGGCGTCCGGGTCGAGGTGGGCGGCGTAGGCGTCGCACAGGTCGCGGACCAGGGGGGCCAGGGACCAGCCGTCGCTGGCGATGTGGTGGATGCAGAGCAGCAGGACGTGCTCGCGCTCACCGGTTCGGAACAGGTCGAAACGGGCGGGGATCTCCGCGGCCAGGTCGAAGAGGTGGCCCGCGGCGCGGTCGAGGGCGGCGGGCAGCGCCTCGGGGCTCAGGTCGTGGACGGTGAGGTCGACGACCGCCTCGTCGGCGGGTACCACGACCTGCTCCGCGCCCCCTGGTCCGTCGGCGAAGTACGTCCGCAGGCTCTCGTGCCGGGCGACCAGGTGGCGCGCGGCCGCGCGGAGCGCCGCCAGATCCGGCGCGCCGGTCAGACGGACCGCGACGGGCAGGTTGTAGGTGGCGCTGGGGCCCTCCAGGCGGTGCAGGAACCACAGGCGCTGTTGGGCGTAGGACAGGGGGACGCGCGGGCCGCGTTCCATCCGGCGCGGGGCGGGGCGTGCCTGGTCGGCGCCGGCCAGGCGGAGGGCCAGGGCGGCTGCCGTACGGTCCTCGAACACGGCGCGGATGGGGAGTTCGGCCCCGAGCTCGGCGCGGATGCGGGACACCAGGCGGGTGGCGAGCAGCGAGTTGCCGCCGAGGTCGAAGAAACTGTCGTCGGCGCCCACCCCGTCGGTGCCCAGTACGTCGCCGAAGAGCGCGGCGAGGGCCCGCTCGTGCTCGGTCTCCGGGGCGCGTCCGGACGTCCGGGAACGGGTGAAGTCCAGCGGCGGAAGAGCCTTCCGGTCGATCTTCCCCGCGGGGGTGAGCGGGAAGCGGTCGAGCACGGCGATGCCGGCCGGGACCATGTACGCGGGCAGCCAGTCGCCCAACGCGGCCCGCAGTGCGGCGGGTTCGGGCGAGTGTCCGGAGGCCGGCACCACGTATCCGGCGAGGTGCGGCGTGCCCGGCGTCTCCTCCCGGGCCACCACGCGGGCCTGTGCCACCTCGGGGAGCCGGCGCAACGCCTCCTCGATCTCACCGAGTTCGACCCGGTAGCCGCGGATCTTCACCTGCTCGTCCACCCGGCCGACGAACTCCAGGGCGTCGTCGGCGCGTTGCCGTACGACGTCACCCGTCCGGTACATCCGGCCGCCCGGGGCGCCGAACGGGCAGGCGACGAACCGCTCGGCGGTGAGCGCGGGCCTGCGGTGGTAGCCGCGGGCCAGCCCCTCTCCGGACAGGTACAACTCGCCGCTCTCGCCCGGGGGCACGGGCGTGAGACGTTCGTCGAGGATGTGCACGCCCGTGTTCCACAGGGGTGTTCCGATGGTGACCGGTTCACCGGCCCGCACCGGGGCGAGCAGCGACCAGATCGTGGTCTCGGTGGGCCCGTAGAGGTTCCACACCTCGGCGTGCCCGTCGGCGGAGAGGAAGTCGGCCAGGTCCTGGGGCAGCGCCTCACCGCCGCAGAGCAGCCGGGTTCCGGCGGGCATCTCGCGTGGATCCCAGCCGGCCTCGCGCAGCAACTGCCACAGGGCCGGGGTGCCCTGGACCAGCGTGGGGCGCGCGGCGGCGAGCCGTCGGCGCAGCGCGACCCCGTCCACGGTCACGTCACGCGGTACCAGGTGGAGCAACGCCCCGACGGCGAGCGGCAGATGGAGTTCGAGCCCCGCGATGTCGAAGGAGACCGGGGTGGTGGACAGCACCACGTCACCGGGTCCGACCTCGTGGAGCGACGCCATGAAGGCCAGGAAGTTCGCCAGGGAGCGGTGGGTGACGACGACACCCTTGGGGCGGCCCGTCGAGCCCGAGGTGTAGATCGTGTACGCCGCCTGGTCGAGGCCCGTGCGGCGACCCACCGGGTCGGTGGGGGCGGGGCCCGCGGACGGCTCCTGTCCGGACGGCTCGCCGGCTCCCGTCTCCGACAGGTGAAGCCGGGGCAGCGAGCCGCCCAGTCCGTCGAGGGCCGCGTCGGCCTCCGGGGTGGCGACCAGGATCCGGGGGCCCGCGTCGGCGACCATGTAGGCGAGCCGGTCGGCCGGGTACGCCGGGTCGAGGGGCAGGTACGAGGCGCCGGACTTGAGGGTGCCGAGCAGCCCGCACACCAGCGCCGGCGAGGGCGGCACCGCCACCGCGACGGTGTCCCCGGAGCCGATGCCCAGGTCGATGAGCCGGTGCGCGATCCGGTTGGCGCGGTCGTTCACCTCCCGGTAGGTGAGCGTGACCTCCCCCGAGACCAGGGCCGGGGCGTCGGGGCTGTGGGCGGCCTGCTCCTCGAAACGCGCGACGAGGCCGCCCGGCCAGGGGGCCGACGAGCCGGTGTCGTCGCCGGTGTCGTTCCGGGTGTGTTCCAGCTGAACGGTCATGAGACGCGGACCTTCTCCCGTGCCGGTTCCGCGGGGGCCGCGGAGTCCCCGGCCGGGGCCAGGGCGGTCCAGCGCTCCTCGACGTGGGCCACGCAGGCGGCCCGCGTGTCGGGGCCGTGAGCGGTGTCCCAGCCCGCGGGTACGGCGGCGAACTCGGGCCAGAGCGAGTACTGGCCCTCGGCGTTGACCAGGACGCGGTACACGGCCGACTCGTCCTCGAACGGATTGGTGCTGCTGCTCCCGCTCATGACGTCACTCCTCGCCCAGGAAGTCTTCGATGCGGGCCACGAGGGTCTCCGCGTCGGTGAGGCACAGGTTCATGCCGTACGAGTCGGAGTCCATGACCTCGGCGGTGAGTTCGCCGCGCACCACCGAACGCCAGTCGCCCAGCGTGAAGTTGTCCTTGGCGAGCAGCATCAGCAG
It includes:
- a CDS encoding YqcI/YcgG family protein, producing MSFEEIAERTYCPFARTSKLGPPVTVTGLEFEKELHRHRDTIAEFFSTARDNSYDGMVITFEDPAAGATLDALVDLTRRFYTTLAELYPSVYLQDDPDPDETWYAMIGGEQFFVVSFAPCYPADSPRHTYGDRRTHVLLQPASTFERNAAAIDRRRERIHRAFTAVGKPYDARLANVQNDMFKSVMPIDPIDQHIPWWDESWKDRRQDHGRAQDVKDAADAPSPAA
- a CDS encoding MFS transporter, which produces MKDLLTMVRGLPPAVRILLLCATARSLSFFAVLAYMPIFLHGPVGMSGATIGYVLGASLLVGTVASVYGGYLADRFVKVDLMIALDGVLVLVYLALPAIHDPLAVLAVLLVANTASSSMGVTANALLADLVPSEQRAKVFSLRYSLQNIGAAVGPFLGVASVAVSGGGPFLLAAGIIVAALVPLIVFHRHFVASPAAGTATEAVAAKESGEEADSEEALNFREVLRVMRADRALAWFTLGGIFSIVVYGPLLTFMSQYLVMVEDRDTAYRLVAYISAANAVVVISTQYLVGSRLKDSTLMRWLTWGTAAFVVGLLAMSFSTQAALLVAAVALFTLGEVIVVPAEYMFIDSIAPSRLRGSYFGAQNLVHVGVAIGPVLCGFLLQHFAPAVMFYSLVGVVIAGWWFYVIGCRAAASTALVKGNTGKVVSEV
- a CDS encoding amino acid adenylation domain-containing protein, yielding MTVQLEHTRNDTGDDTGSSAPWPGGLVARFEEQAAHSPDAPALVSGEVTLTYREVNDRANRIAHRLIDLGIGSGDTVAVAVPPSPALVCGLLGTLKSGASYLPLDPAYPADRLAYMVADAGPRILVATPEADAALDGLGGSLPRLHLSETGAGEPSGQEPSAGPAPTDPVGRRTGLDQAAYTIYTSGSTGRPKGVVVTHRSLANFLAFMASLHEVGPGDVVLSTTPVSFDIAGLELHLPLAVGALLHLVPRDVTVDGVALRRRLAAARPTLVQGTPALWQLLREAGWDPREMPAGTRLLCGGEALPQDLADFLSADGHAEVWNLYGPTETTIWSLLAPVRAGEPVTIGTPLWNTGVHILDERLTPVPPGESGELYLSGEGLARGYHRRPALTAERFVACPFGAPGGRMYRTGDVVRQRADDALEFVGRVDEQVKIRGYRVELGEIEEALRRLPEVAQARVVAREETPGTPHLAGYVVPASGHSPEPAALRAALGDWLPAYMVPAGIAVLDRFPLTPAGKIDRKALPPLDFTRSRTSGRAPETEHERALAALFGDVLGTDGVGADDSFFDLGGNSLLATRLVSRIRAELGAELPIRAVFEDRTAAALALRLAGADQARPAPRRMERGPRVPLSYAQQRLWFLHRLEGPSATYNLPVAVRLTGAPDLAALRAAARHLVARHESLRTYFADGPGGAEQVVVPADEAVVDLTVHDLSPEALPAALDRAAGHLFDLAAEIPARFDLFRTGEREHVLLLCIHHIASDGWSLAPLVRDLCDAYAAHLDPDAEGPGTPAPNVGYVDYTLWQREVLGSPDDPDSPMSRQLAYWRDRLAGAPELLDLPTDRPRPAEATYRGDVVPFEVPAGLTDRLLDLARRERVSLFMVLQAAAATLLTKLGAGTDIPLGSPLAGRADSAFDDLVGFFVNTLVLRTDTSGNPSFTDLLARVNASNLAAYDHQDLPFEYLVEALNPARTTSHHPLFQVMLVLQNNVAPDWRLPGLTAEHETVPTHTAKFDLTFELTERFDEAGRPDGLRGEVEYAVDLFDRSTAAAFAERLLRVLEAVADDPGRSLESVDVLGEQERERILRGWNDTALDLPDAAYPDLLAAQVARTPDAVALVHEDTELSFAELDRRSSRIAHWLIARGVGRDDVVGLSLRRSPELLCALLGILKAGGVYLPLDPDYPPERLGFMVEDTRPALLLTTREVADRLPAGAREIPRLEFDDPAALAECDRMPGTAPTDADRRVPLRLDDLAYVIYTSGSTGRPKGVAVTHRGIPNLARGYLDRFRLDGTSRFLQFSSINFDPTFCEMCCTLLAGATVILTSPDELLSPDRQRALTARHRPTHITFSPTVLGGMAEDALAGCGNLMVAGEACPPALAAKWSRGRRMINAYGPTESTVDALYWECGSAGDGYEEDSVPVGRPLPNTRVYLLDRALRPVAPGVVGELYLSGVGLARGYLNRPGLTAERFVACPFGPEGSRMYRTGDLARWRPDGVVDFVGRADDQVKIRGMRVEPGEIEAVLDAHTSVAQSVVVVREDTPGHQQLIGYVVPDAAAGDGDRADDFEHVDKWQEIHEQGYSDQEDLGGEQDFTGWNSSYDNEPIPLDHMREWQAATVDRILELRPRRVLEIGVGSGLILYRVAPHVDAYTGVDFSPSLIQTLGAGVERTELRDRVTLHSLAAHEVGELAGQRFDTIVVNSVAQYFPSVRYLLDVLRAAMDLLEPGGRVFLGDIRNLRLLRTFLTAITLHDGAHAGETLAAVEDMVSRLDDLESELLLDPAFFARIAEEVPGVAGVDIRLKRGRLSNELTDYRYEVVLHKQGARPLSLAGTREVAWPATDGLDGLRARLAEERPRTLRVTGILNRRVAAEVAVDRRVASGAATLVRDLTDGESGRPGVCPEDLARFGAELGYTVHATWAGGPGEQDRFDALFLAPEAAARAERAGLTDVFVAPAAAAKPSEAGLSLHRLGNDPQAVDHARRLGQELRRHAAQRLPDHMVPAAVVVLDRLPLTPNGKLDTRSLPAPDFTSRAVRLPRTPQEVTLARLFAEVLGLDAVGVDDRFFDLGGDSIRSIQLVSRARAEGLLISPRDVFRDQTVEALVARAAETADAHDPAAVAATELDDWLKILETPDPAYPPLVDGERPDGEPWQVCDRTVTGALAGALTGDLPAMFRCGPEHIALAALAPALVEWRRARVADVRSALRIDIATGAPHSAYPVRLTPGLADLDKALDDPKSLARAVKRVKEQIRTVPAAGVNYPALRAGSDTGPHLARYPGSQTRFRFLPPEYVESADDDGSGTDGHALRVDVRPTADGASVAVRWHGDPALFRAADVAALADRWTEVLSGLHGLLGHPELGGLTPSDVGLVALKQSALNALEADYPGLTDVLPLAPLQQGLVLHSGGILEGPDPYQGQTLFDLDGPLDAERLREAAHTLLMRHDNLRAGFVHRGLETPVQVVGDRVEVPWRVHDLSALTPARQEAREAAVLAEDAALRFDLTRPPLLRFSLLRYSATRHRLLVADHHVLLDGWSTPLLWEELFALYRGEEPGPVTPFREYLAWLARQDRAAAADAWRAYLADVPVPTRAGDAEPEPGVLPRTTGVLLSEELTASLVAAAARNQVTLNTALQTAWGILVGRLTGRDDVLFGTSVSERPAEISGIENMVGLLINTVPLRVRRVPGEPVRATLARVQEEQLEMFPHRHLGLGEVQRLVGAGELFDTYYVFQNYPDAPDQGGRAAEPDALRVTERTQSAKGVSHYPLGITVMPGERIEIIFGHHPGLFDDTRIEDIKKSFVDIVETVAAVGPDTTATNSPPPKGRS
- a CDS encoding MbtH family protein; the protein is MSGSSSTNPFEDESAVYRVLVNAEGQYSLWPEFAAVPAGWDTAHGPDTRAACVAHVEERWTALAPAGDSAAPAEPAREKVRVS